One genomic window of Desulfuromonas sp. AOP6 includes the following:
- a CDS encoding TIGR03016 family PEP-CTERM system-associated outer membrane protein: MNKRLFICPGVLGCLLTLLFASTAWGRVEITPYFTLREEYNDNIYLSASNEQSDFITRSVPGISLELDSNYLDLSLDYSLHYIFYADITEENETRLKDVQRAMGTAQILPDRDFTVTLEDHYSRVTIDERDPVVEESLFVNRTNLNRFLANPRYQYRALSGLLAVIGYRFEKLSYQAVEADDSEAHAGYADIRKDLSSRFTLLLYYEYRDHKARITEDFSRQDGWAGLEYRLSPRLTLRGHGGQSRIDYDDREEEKTNIWEASIDYTISSFWGIGASYSREVIVSVTEGLYDRKGAKIYASRKGAVLLDLEGRVARDSYKTIDRQDDVVGGSVILGLPLVRNTILLLKGDYDYLEFAPEQERVHRYGFGPVIEYATRRFSTSLGYRYREENSNFDFSDYVNQIVFVEGSFKF; this comes from the coding sequence TTGAATAAACGGTTGTTTATTTGCCCTGGTGTCCTAGGGTGCCTGCTCACTCTCTTGTTTGCCAGCACTGCCTGGGGACGTGTCGAGATCACTCCCTATTTTACTTTGCGGGAAGAATATAACGACAATATCTATCTGTCGGCCAGCAACGAGCAGAGCGATTTCATTACCAGGTCTGTTCCTGGTATTTCCCTTGAACTGGACAGCAACTATCTCGACCTCAGCCTCGACTACAGCCTCCACTATATTTTTTATGCCGACATTACTGAAGAGAACGAAACCCGTCTTAAGGATGTACAGCGTGCCATGGGTACTGCACAGATCCTGCCGGATCGCGATTTCACCGTTACCCTTGAAGATCATTACAGCCGGGTCACCATTGACGAGCGTGACCCCGTTGTCGAAGAAAGCCTGTTCGTCAACCGGACCAACCTGAACCGCTTTCTGGCGAATCCTCGTTACCAGTACCGGGCGCTGTCGGGTCTGTTGGCGGTTATCGGCTACCGGTTTGAAAAACTGTCCTACCAGGCAGTCGAAGCTGATGATTCCGAAGCCCATGCCGGTTACGCGGATATCAGAAAAGATCTCTCTTCACGCTTCACACTCCTTCTTTATTATGAATATCGCGACCACAAAGCGAGGATCACCGAAGATTTCTCTCGGCAGGATGGTTGGGCCGGCCTGGAATATCGCCTGTCTCCCCGCCTGACTTTGCGTGGTCACGGCGGGCAGTCGCGGATCGACTATGACGATAGGGAGGAAGAGAAAACAAATATCTGGGAAGCCAGCATCGATTATACGATCTCCTCTTTTTGGGGGATCGGCGCCAGTTACTCCCGAGAAGTCATCGTTTCAGTCACCGAAGGCCTCTATGACCGCAAGGGCGCCAAAATTTACGCCTCGCGAAAAGGGGCGGTTCTGTTGGACCTTGAAGGACGCGTTGCCCGGGACAGCTACAAGACAATCGATCGTCAGGACGATGTCGTTGGTGGAAGTGTCATCCTCGGGCTACCGCTGGTGCGCAATACAATTTTACTGTTGAAGGGAGATTACGACTATCTGGAATTCGCACCTGAACAGGAGCGTGTTCATCGCTATGGTTTCGGGCCGGTCATTGAATATGCGACAAGGCGGTTTTCGACAAGCCTTGGCTATCGCTATCGTGAGGAAAACTCCAACTTTGATTTCAGTGATTATGTCAATCAGATCGTCTTTGTAGAAGGGTCGTTCAAATTCTAA
- a CDS encoding XrtA/PEP-CTERM system-associated ATPase: MYNEFFGFTLKPFEIVPNPQFLYPSDPHRKALSYLEYGLKEGAGFILLTGEVGSGKTTILKDIISRFSGHTSLAMVFNTRVDSLQLIAMVNEEFGLNPEGKDKVALLRELNSYLIEEYANHGKPILIIDEAQNLSLDTLEEIRLLSNLEAENTKLLQIVLAGQPELKTLIARPELRQLKQRINIGCHLRPLRREETEDYMLYRMEKAGNREAVTFEAGAMDLIYRFSNGIPRLINVLCDFILLAAFADQVRDVTLDMVREVVDDLDILGESEALEEVEVVDEDSLLYQKENLHERISMHENILKVLMAKQREEFTRLSSQLEALSAQMADVKTIAETLSLTASHDEELRSGKKKLFNRSLGWS, encoded by the coding sequence ATGTATAACGAGTTTTTCGGCTTTACCCTTAAACCTTTTGAAATTGTGCCCAATCCGCAATTTCTCTATCCCAGCGACCCTCATCGCAAGGCCTTGAGCTATCTCGAGTACGGCCTTAAAGAAGGGGCCGGTTTCATTCTGCTGACAGGCGAAGTGGGCTCGGGCAAAACGACCATTCTTAAAGACATCATCAGCCGGTTCTCAGGCCACACATCCCTGGCCATGGTTTTCAACACCCGCGTCGACTCTCTGCAGTTGATCGCCATGGTCAACGAAGAATTCGGTCTCAATCCCGAAGGCAAGGACAAGGTCGCCCTGCTGAGGGAGCTTAACAGCTATCTCATTGAGGAATACGCGAACCACGGCAAGCCGATTCTCATCATCGACGAAGCCCAGAATCTGTCCCTGGATACACTGGAAGAAATCCGTCTGCTCTCCAACCTGGAGGCGGAAAACACCAAGCTCCTGCAGATTGTCCTGGCCGGTCAGCCCGAATTGAAAACTCTCATCGCCAGACCCGAACTGCGACAGCTCAAGCAGCGCATCAATATTGGCTGTCATCTGCGGCCGCTGCGGCGCGAAGAAACCGAAGATTACATGTTGTATCGGATGGAAAAGGCCGGCAATCGTGAGGCCGTTACTTTCGAAGCCGGTGCCATGGACCTGATCTACCGGTTCAGCAACGGAATTCCCCGTCTGATCAATGTCCTCTGTGATTTTATTTTGTTGGCTGCCTTCGCCGACCAGGTTCGCGACGTTACTCTGGATATGGTTCGGGAAGTAGTCGATGACCTGGACATTTTGGGAGAATCCGAAGCGCTCGAAGAGGTTGAGGTCGTCGATGAAGACTCATTGCTCTATCAGAAAGAGAATCTCCATGAACGTATCAGCATGCACGAAAATATTCTGAAGGTCCTGATGGCCAAGCAAAGGGAAGAGTTCACCCGGCTTTCGAGCCAACTGGAGGCACTTTCCGCCCAGATGGCCGATGTCAAAACCATTGCTGAAACGCTGAGCCTCACAGCGTCCCATGACGAAGAGCTGCGTTCAGGTAAAAAAAAACTTTTTAACCGCTCACTTGGCTGGAGCTAG
- a CDS encoding TIGR03013 family XrtA/PEP-CTERM system glycosyltransferase, protein MGKTLMILVGGDLLIAFMAHHCGLMVRSGTLSFLDGNYQQDILRVLIFALVLLFTTYFSEMYSREKRFGLSETLGRVLASLVLAFVVLSATYYFQPSIAIRADILILSLILFGIIQFLWHNRYPLLLRVPGISKKVLVFGVGPLAQQMEMLISMSNTGYVFEGFVSPGREYDPDSKDPLIASVDTLLAAAEDRKVNKIVISLSERRGVFPVREILRCKLKGIEIVDAVTFYEDVTGKLMVENINPSWFIFSGGFKLTQFMRGMKRVLDVILSLTGIILFLPFAPIIAVMIKLDSPGPVLFKQLRVGVGEKTFHLYKFRTMREDAEKNSGAVWATEDDPRITRVGRFLRKSRLDEVPQLFNVLRGDMSFVGPRPERPEFVNKLNERVPYYATRHTVKPGVTGWAQVKYPYGASEEDALEKLRYDLFYIKNYSLLLDLVIILETVKVVLFGRGGR, encoded by the coding sequence ATGGGAAAGACACTGATGATCCTGGTAGGCGGCGATCTGCTGATTGCATTCATGGCGCACCACTGTGGACTCATGGTGCGTTCGGGTACCCTGTCTTTTTTAGATGGCAACTACCAGCAGGACATCCTGAGGGTTCTGATATTCGCCCTCGTCCTTCTCTTCACTACCTATTTTTCCGAAATGTACAGCCGTGAAAAACGGTTTGGCCTCAGTGAAACCCTCGGTCGTGTCCTTGCTTCGCTGGTGCTGGCTTTTGTCGTTCTGTCTGCAACGTATTACTTTCAGCCCTCTATCGCCATCCGCGCAGATATCCTGATTCTTTCCTTAATCCTTTTCGGCATCATCCAGTTTCTCTGGCACAACCGCTATCCTCTGCTGCTGAGGGTGCCGGGGATATCCAAAAAAGTCCTTGTTTTCGGTGTCGGCCCCCTGGCCCAGCAGATGGAGATGCTCATCTCCATGTCCAATACCGGCTATGTCTTTGAAGGATTTGTGTCACCCGGCCGGGAGTACGATCCGGACTCCAAAGATCCCCTCATTGCGTCTGTCGACACTCTGCTGGCCGCGGCTGAAGATCGCAAGGTCAATAAAATCGTCATTTCTCTGTCCGAACGGCGAGGTGTTTTTCCGGTGCGTGAAATTCTGCGCTGCAAACTCAAAGGGATTGAGATCGTCGATGCTGTAACCTTTTACGAAGATGTCACCGGCAAGCTTATGGTCGAAAACATCAATCCAAGCTGGTTTATTTTTTCCGGCGGTTTCAAGCTGACCCAGTTTATGCGGGGCATGAAACGGGTGCTCGATGTAATCCTCTCCCTGACGGGAATTATTCTGTTTCTGCCCTTTGCCCCGATAATCGCCGTGATGATCAAGCTGGATTCGCCCGGGCCAGTCCTCTTTAAGCAGTTGAGAGTCGGAGTCGGCGAAAAAACCTTTCATCTGTATAAATTTCGCACGATGAGGGAGGACGCTGAAAAAAACTCCGGTGCAGTCTGGGCGACTGAAGACGATCCCCGCATTACTCGGGTTGGTCGTTTCTTACGCAAGAGCAGACTGGATGAGGTTCCCCAATTGTTCAACGTGCTGCGCGGCGACATGAGCTTTGTCGGTCCTCGTCCCGAACGTCCGGAGTTTGTGAACAAGCTCAATGAACGTGTCCCCTATTATGCCACGCGTCATACCGTCAAACCGGGAGTCACCGGCTGGGCCCAGGTGAAATATCCTTACGGCGCCTCCGAGGAAGATGCCCTGGAAAAATTGCGCTACGACCTGTTTTACATCAAAAATTATTCACTGCTGCTCGATCTGGTGATCATACTTGAAACCGTTAAGGTCGTGCTTTTTGGCCGAGGAGGAAGGTAG
- a CDS encoding class I SAM-dependent methyltransferase, which produces MLIGVLWENREEALACPKGDLKLAFCPDCGFICNNRFEPDRLQYSQAYDNSLHFSPVYQEYAEATVLNLVERYGIRNKTVIEIGCGKGDFLMLLCRLGQNRGIGFDQSYEERTLPAEIHSQISFVKDFYGPDYASYQADLICSRYVLEHIPNPLGFLGMLRQIIADPGQTLLYCEVPNVGLILNQHSVWDIIYEHYAYFSLGSLARLFEQAGFQVIQGRESFSGQFASLEARVGQGQPRWNFDHASEIAELASAVDSFENHFKSMVARWREVLQAAASNNQRVVLWGGGAKGVSFLNMLGVGSEIDYVVDINPGKQGRYIAGTGQQIASPQFLKKYAPQTVIVLNPAYRGEIQAMLVDLGLTPEVLCV; this is translated from the coding sequence ATGCTGATCGGCGTCCTTTGGGAGAATCGCGAGGAGGCGTTGGCCTGCCCAAAAGGGGATTTGAAGTTGGCTTTCTGTCCCGATTGCGGCTTCATCTGCAATAACCGTTTTGAACCGGATCGTTTGCAATATAGCCAGGCTTATGACAATTCGCTGCACTTCTCCCCTGTTTACCAGGAGTATGCTGAAGCAACAGTCCTGAACCTGGTGGAGCGTTACGGAATCCGCAATAAAACCGTGATCGAAATCGGTTGTGGAAAAGGGGATTTTCTGATGCTGCTCTGTCGACTTGGGCAAAACCGTGGGATCGGATTTGATCAGAGCTACGAGGAGCGCACCCTGCCAGCGGAGATTCACAGTCAAATCAGTTTTGTAAAGGATTTCTATGGCCCCGACTATGCCAGCTATCAGGCTGACCTGATATGCAGTCGCTATGTACTCGAACATATCCCCAACCCCCTGGGGTTCTTGGGAATGCTGCGGCAGATTATTGCCGATCCTGGTCAAACGCTGCTTTATTGCGAGGTTCCCAACGTAGGTCTGATTCTGAACCAGCATTCGGTGTGGGACATCATCTATGAACATTATGCCTATTTCAGCCTCGGATCTTTGGCGAGATTGTTCGAGCAGGCCGGCTTTCAGGTGATTCAGGGAAGGGAATCTTTTTCGGGCCAATTTGCCAGCCTTGAAGCCCGAGTGGGGCAGGGGCAACCCCGCTGGAATTTCGATCATGCAAGCGAAATCGCAGAGCTTGCCAGTGCTGTGGACAGCTTTGAGAACCATTTCAAAAGCATGGTCGCTCGCTGGCGAGAGGTTTTGCAGGCGGCTGCATCCAATAACCAACGGGTTGTCCTTTGGGGGGGGGGTGCAAAAGGCGTCAGTTTTCTGAATATGTTGGGCGTTGGGTCAGAAATTGACTACGTGGTCGATATCAACCCCGGCAAGCAGGGGCGCTATATCGCCGGCACGGGCCAGCAGATTGCCTCGCCTCAATTTCTCAAAAAATATGCACCGCAGACCGTTATTGTCCTTAATCCGGCCTACAGGGGCGAAATTCAGGCCATGTTAGTCGACCTGGGTCTAACTCCCGAGGTTCTCTGTGTTTAA
- a CDS encoding polysaccharide biosynthesis/export family protein has product MKFSLCLGVLFMALSLMLSSAVMAGDYVIGDGDVLQVSVWGVPDLSVQVTVRPDGKITLPAAGDIEASGLTPSALAENLRKSIRRLVKEPIVTLTVAEITNNRIYVSGGGVPAEVVNLTGRTSLFKFLCRFGTLENADLRHAYLLRQGQKVKTDFYKLFWEGDFSQDLELKAEDILFIPNNELNKVYVVGAVAQPMFIVYRAEMKVLDAILESGGFNEYANRSNITVLRNTGDKIRVSVKDLLKGKDLSQNVFLQPGDYVIVDEGLF; this is encoded by the coding sequence ATGAAATTTTCACTCTGTCTTGGCGTACTGTTTATGGCCCTGTCGCTGATGTTGTCATCAGCCGTCATGGCGGGGGACTACGTAATCGGGGATGGCGATGTGCTTCAGGTGTCCGTCTGGGGTGTGCCCGACCTCAGCGTGCAGGTAACGGTCAGGCCTGACGGCAAGATCACCCTTCCTGCCGCTGGCGATATTGAAGCATCCGGCCTGACGCCGTCGGCCCTCGCTGAAAATCTGCGCAAGTCCATAAGGCGGCTGGTAAAAGAGCCGATCGTAACCCTCACCGTCGCCGAAATCACCAATAACCGGATTTATGTCTCCGGCGGCGGGGTTCCAGCCGAGGTGGTCAACCTGACAGGCCGCACAAGTCTGTTCAAGTTTCTCTGTCGTTTCGGAACACTGGAAAACGCCGATCTACGTCATGCTTATCTGCTGCGCCAAGGGCAGAAGGTCAAAACCGACTTCTACAAACTTTTCTGGGAAGGGGATTTTTCCCAGGATCTTGAGCTCAAGGCGGAAGATATCCTTTTTATCCCCAACAATGAGCTGAACAAAGTCTATGTGGTCGGGGCGGTAGCGCAGCCGATGTTCATCGTCTATCGAGCGGAGATGAAGGTTCTTGACGCCATTCTCGAATCCGGTGGATTCAATGAATACGCCAACCGTAGCAACATCACGGTCTTGCGCAACACCGGCGATAAAATCCGCGTGAGTGTCAAGGATCTTCTGAAAGGTAAGGACCTAAGTCAGAACGTATTTCTCCAACCGGGAGATTACGTCATTGTCGACGAGGGGCTTTTCTGA
- a CDS encoding polysaccharide biosynthesis tyrosine autokinase encodes MSRIEKAIEKATRLRQGADSKSPSSAESPLPAAAFMNDRQGRPSSVALQDVEPLQVNCPFLPMAQRNNDPVSEEYKKLRSLVRKLTKKGSFLNTLLITSTVGSEGKSITTLNLALALAQEYDHTVLLVDADLRRPSIHRYLGLQPEVGLVNCLQDGLPVEQALIKTGLGKLVVLPAGSPVENHLELLSSERMKNLIRELKSRYPERYVIFDTPPALPFADAQILGSEIDGVIYVIREGFAKTEQIREAMESLKGSNLLGAVYNDSSIMPSSGRYSYYY; translated from the coding sequence ATGAGCCGAATTGAAAAGGCGATCGAAAAAGCGACCCGTTTGAGGCAGGGAGCAGACAGTAAGAGTCCCTCCTCAGCTGAGTCTCCCCTGCCAGCTGCCGCATTTATGAATGATCGGCAAGGCAGGCCTTCCTCGGTGGCTCTGCAGGACGTTGAACCGCTGCAGGTCAATTGTCCTTTTCTGCCCATGGCGCAGCGCAACAACGATCCTGTCTCGGAAGAATATAAAAAACTTCGTTCACTGGTGCGTAAACTCACGAAGAAGGGATCTTTTCTCAATACGCTGCTGATCACCAGCACCGTTGGCAGTGAAGGGAAAAGCATTACAACCCTTAATTTGGCCTTGGCACTGGCCCAGGAGTACGACCACACGGTCCTCCTGGTTGACGCCGATCTGCGCCGACCCTCTATTCACCGTTACCTTGGCCTTCAACCCGAAGTCGGCCTGGTCAACTGTCTGCAGGATGGCCTCCCTGTCGAACAGGCCCTGATTAAGACCGGCCTGGGCAAGCTGGTCGTTTTACCTGCGGGTTCCCCCGTCGAAAACCATCTGGAACTTCTATCCTCCGAGCGCATGAAGAACCTGATCCGCGAATTGAAATCACGCTATCCCGAACGGTACGTGATTTTTGACACGCCACCGGCGCTGCCCTTTGCCGATGCCCAGATCCTCGGCTCCGAAATCGATGGGGTGATTTATGTCATCCGCGAAGGCTTTGCCAAAACCGAACAGATCCGGGAAGCGATGGAAAGCCTTAAAGGCAGCAATCTGCTGGGAGCCGTCTATAACGACTCAAGTATCATGCCGTCCTCTGGCCGGTATTCGTACTACTATTAA
- a CDS encoding XrtA system polysaccharide chain length determinant, whose protein sequence is MERSSSELMRNLRILYKKRYLGISTALVVMSLVIVYSYFMPKQYKADSTVFIESNVINSLVEGIAITPSMDDRIRVLRYAMLSRDLISKVLKDMDLDAELGSESRLQDYVAGLQARTKIDFRNREGLFTVSIVDGDPVFARDYVNTLVRTYVEENISEKREETYGANRFLDEQLVHFKKKLDEAEDAIIDFRRQQGVFLAVGEQSILQDIQAYQREVEDITLTMETLEARKGQLAQQLKNVKQSVPIFNEQQGTDRIVGLEQRIAQLLLTYTENYPEVIRLKAEVEGLKRHLQSGQEGQPLTGEMTTINPVHQEVQQNIFNVEAELSSLKARKESLLRMMEGRKAQLQDVPENRKVLAALEQERDSYRQTYDQLLTRMGQSEVSKQMEISNKASTFRIVDPAQLPKAPESPNMVRMILLAIAAGLGSGVGLILLLDRLNPTVVEVAQIRELGVEVLAVIPTIVDTEQLREAKRRDALIYSLSGVYFSAVLGLLAFEALLR, encoded by the coding sequence ATGGAAAGATCGTCATCTGAACTCATGCGCAACCTGCGCATCCTCTACAAAAAACGCTACCTGGGTATTTCCACGGCTCTGGTGGTGATGTCCCTGGTGATCGTCTACAGCTACTTCATGCCGAAACAATACAAGGCAGACAGCACGGTTTTTATTGAAAGCAATGTCATCAACAGCCTGGTCGAGGGGATCGCCATCACGCCGAGCATGGACGACCGTATCCGCGTTCTACGCTACGCCATGCTCAGCCGCGACCTGATCAGCAAAGTGCTCAAGGATATGGACCTCGATGCCGAACTCGGCAGCGAGTCCAGACTGCAGGATTACGTGGCGGGCCTGCAGGCGAGGACGAAGATCGATTTCAGAAACCGTGAAGGTCTTTTTACTGTTTCCATCGTTGATGGAGATCCGGTTTTCGCCAGGGATTACGTCAACACGCTGGTGCGGACCTATGTCGAAGAAAATATATCGGAAAAACGTGAAGAGACCTACGGCGCCAACCGCTTTCTTGATGAACAGCTTGTTCATTTCAAAAAGAAGCTGGACGAAGCAGAAGACGCCATCATCGACTTTCGTCGCCAGCAGGGCGTTTTCCTGGCTGTGGGTGAACAGTCCATTTTGCAGGACATCCAGGCCTATCAAAGAGAGGTCGAGGATATCACTCTGACTATGGAGACCCTTGAAGCCAGAAAAGGACAACTGGCGCAGCAATTGAAAAACGTCAAACAGTCAGTCCCTATCTTCAACGAGCAGCAGGGCACAGATCGCATCGTGGGACTTGAGCAACGGATCGCCCAGCTTTTGCTGACTTACACGGAAAATTATCCGGAAGTCATTCGCCTGAAAGCCGAAGTCGAAGGTCTTAAGCGCCACTTGCAGAGCGGACAGGAAGGTCAGCCCCTGACGGGTGAAATGACCACTATCAATCCGGTTCATCAGGAAGTACAGCAGAACATCTTCAACGTCGAGGCGGAGCTGAGTTCTCTCAAGGCCAGAAAAGAAAGTCTCCTGCGGATGATGGAGGGACGCAAGGCCCAGTTGCAGGACGTTCCTGAAAACCGCAAGGTCCTCGCCGCGCTGGAGCAGGAACGCGATTCCTATCGCCAGACCTACGACCAGCTGCTGACGCGCATGGGCCAGTCGGAAGTGTCCAAGCAGATGGAAATCAGCAATAAAGCCTCGACCTTCCGTATCGTTGACCCGGCCCAGCTGCCGAAGGCACCTGAGTCGCCCAATATGGTCCGCATGATTCTCCTGGCTATTGCTGCTGGTTTGGGCAGCGGGGTAGGGCTCATTCTGCTGCTCGATCGCTTGAATCCCACGGTCGTGGAAGTGGCGCAGATCCGCGAGTTGGGGGTGGAAGTGCTGGCCGTTATCCCGACCATAGTCGATACGGAACAACTGCGTGAGGCGAAGCGCCGTGACGCCCTGATTTATTCACTGTCCGGAGTCTATTTTTCGGCGGTTCTGGGATTGCTCGCGTTTGAAGCTCTGCTGCGCTAA
- a CDS encoding XrtA system polysaccharide deacetylase produces MPNTGREYILFTVDVEDWFQVENFKGAIPSTCWPDCELRVERNTHQLLDLLDALDAGHDSTVRATFFVLGWIAERLPALVREIQQRGHEVASHGYGHALCHGQEKCDLAEDLCMSKKILEDIIGTPVFGYRAPSFSISPQVLETIRECGYLYDSSFNSFQFNSRYGHIPLTHSSREGLAYRMTDDFYEIPISNLELWGRQIPLGGGGYFRLVPFPLFHLGIRSLLQRDKGYMFYLHPWELDPGQPRVKDVSALFRFRHYVNLSRTKAKVQAFLNTCKSQQFVTCSEYLGRHDC; encoded by the coding sequence ATGCCCAATACCGGAAGGGAATACATCCTGTTCACCGTCGATGTCGAAGACTGGTTTCAGGTGGAAAATTTCAAGGGGGCCATCCCCTCGACCTGTTGGCCCGACTGCGAGCTGCGTGTTGAGCGAAACACCCACCAGTTGCTTGATCTGCTTGATGCTCTTGATGCCGGCCACGATTCGACGGTGCGTGCCACCTTTTTTGTCTTGGGATGGATTGCCGAGCGCCTTCCTGCCCTGGTTCGCGAGATTCAACAGAGGGGGCATGAAGTCGCCTCCCATGGTTACGGACATGCGCTGTGTCATGGACAGGAAAAATGTGATCTGGCCGAAGACCTCTGCATGAGCAAGAAGATACTGGAAGATATTATCGGTACACCGGTCTTCGGCTACCGGGCTCCGAGTTTTTCTATCAGCCCCCAGGTTCTTGAGACCATACGGGAATGCGGCTATCTCTACGATTCGAGCTTCAATTCTTTTCAGTTCAACAGTCGCTACGGGCATATCCCACTGACGCACAGCTCCCGAGAAGGACTGGCATACCGCATGACCGACGATTTTTACGAGATTCCTATCAGCAACCTTGAGCTGTGGGGACGTCAGATTCCCCTCGGTGGGGGCGGTTATTTCCGGCTGGTGCCTTTTCCCCTGTTTCATCTCGGCATCCGCTCTCTTCTGCAACGGGATAAGGGGTATATGTTCTATCTGCACCCCTGGGAACTCGATCCGGGACAGCCACGGGTGAAGGATGTCTCTGCCCTGTTTCGTTTCCGCCATTATGTCAACCTGAGCAGGACGAAGGCCAAGGTGCAGGCCTTTTTAAATACATGCAAAAGCCAGCAGTTTGTTACCTGCAGTGAATATCTCGGGCGTCATGACTGTTAA
- a CDS encoding SDR family oxidoreductase, whose translation MRILITGNMGYVGPAVVGHLRRVFPSACLLGVDLGFFANCTMGCDLLPECRLDRQIFADVRSLPSELLQSVDTIVHLAAISNDPMSNKFEDVTYAINHQASVALARQAKAMGVKRFIFASSCSMYGAGHDNPRKESDALNPLTPYARSKVMTERDLEPLADEDFIVTSLRFSTACGMSDRLRLDLVLNDFVACAVTSKKISILSDGTPWRPLINTKDMARAIEWAVTRPSTLGGPFLAVNVGSEDRNYQVREVADLVANLIPGVSVEVNPAAPPDKRSYRVNFDLFRQLAPEHQPVYTLADSIQEVQQSLQSCRFNDLDFRSSRMMRLNHLNYLLEKGYLNEDLRWVAYA comes from the coding sequence ATGCGTATTTTAATTACAGGCAATATGGGCTATGTCGGACCAGCCGTGGTAGGTCATTTGCGCAGGGTTTTCCCCTCTGCCTGTTTGCTTGGCGTGGATTTGGGCTTTTTCGCCAACTGCACTATGGGGTGCGATCTTTTGCCCGAATGTCGATTGGATCGCCAGATCTTTGCCGACGTCCGTTCTTTGCCTTCAGAGCTACTTCAAAGCGTGGATACAATCGTTCATTTGGCCGCGATTTCCAATGACCCGATGAGCAACAAGTTTGAGGACGTTACATATGCCATAAACCATCAGGCCAGCGTCGCCCTTGCCAGACAAGCGAAGGCGATGGGGGTGAAAAGGTTCATTTTCGCTTCAAGTTGTAGCATGTATGGAGCCGGGCACGATAACCCGCGCAAGGAAAGTGACGCTTTAAACCCTCTGACGCCTTATGCGCGCTCGAAGGTCATGACGGAGCGGGATTTAGAGCCACTGGCCGACGAGGATTTCATCGTGACCAGTTTGCGGTTTTCCACGGCCTGCGGAATGAGCGACCGTCTACGGCTGGATCTGGTTCTCAACGATTTTGTTGCCTGTGCCGTCACCAGCAAAAAAATCAGTATTCTCAGCGACGGCACACCCTGGCGTCCCCTGATCAATACCAAGGACATGGCTCGGGCCATCGAGTGGGCCGTGACCAGACCCTCGACTCTGGGCGGACCCTTCCTCGCCGTCAACGTGGGTAGCGAGGATCGGAATTACCAGGTTCGGGAGGTCGCTGACCTGGTGGCCAATCTAATCCCGGGCGTAAGTGTTGAGGTCAACCCGGCCGCGCCTCCTGACAAACGATCCTATCGGGTCAACTTCGATCTCTTCAGGCAACTCGCTCCTGAACATCAGCCAGTCTACACCCTGGCCGATTCCATCCAGGAAGTGCAGCAATCACTTCAGTCTTGCAGGTTCAATGATCTGGATTTTCGCAGTTCACGCATGATGCGCCTCAACCACCTCAACTATTTGTTGGAAAAAGGGTACCTGAACGAAGATCTGCGCTGGGTGGCTTATGCCTGA